The following are from one region of the Thiocapsa rosea genome:
- the holB gene encoding DNA polymerase III subunit delta' produces MTEPTPLAFDAPLPWLAEDWERLNQARRDGRLAHGLLFSGSRGIGKRHLVELLARSMLCSTPTADGLACGRCADCALITAASHPDLLRVGPDPEAKSEEIPVAAIRALVERGALTPSRAAWKVTLVDPADHLNAAAANALLKTLEEPPGAALIVLVTEQPGRLPATIRSRCAPIRIPTPSTADALAWLAGRIPRETSALRLCLAHGGPLRALDEFEDARLEQRRERIAGFLAIARGERDPLAEASAWNSLGPRLCLDWLSGWLVDLVRLAACEHPTRLDNPDQREALCTLARRLEPASLHRLLQRVLRARALVETRANPQLMLESLSIEWLRVGAGQALRRS; encoded by the coding sequence GTGACCGAGCCGACACCGCTCGCATTCGATGCACCTTTGCCCTGGTTGGCGGAGGATTGGGAGCGTTTGAATCAGGCACGCCGAGACGGGCGACTCGCGCATGGCCTTTTGTTCAGCGGTTCGCGCGGCATCGGCAAGCGCCATCTCGTCGAGCTGCTGGCCCGCTCGATGCTGTGCAGCACGCCCACGGCGGACGGACTTGCCTGCGGACGCTGCGCGGATTGCGCCCTGATCACCGCTGCGAGCCATCCGGATCTGCTGCGTGTCGGACCGGATCCCGAGGCGAAATCCGAAGAGATCCCGGTCGCGGCGATCCGCGCGCTCGTGGAGCGGGGCGCACTGACACCGAGCCGGGCCGCGTGGAAGGTGACCCTCGTGGATCCTGCGGATCATCTCAACGCCGCGGCGGCGAACGCCCTGCTCAAGACCCTCGAGGAGCCACCGGGTGCCGCGCTCATCGTCCTGGTGACGGAGCAGCCCGGGCGCCTGCCGGCGACCATTCGCAGCCGTTGCGCTCCGATCCGCATCCCGACGCCGTCCACGGCGGATGCGCTCGCATGGCTGGCCGGGCGAATCCCCCGAGAGACGTCCGCATTGCGCCTCTGTCTCGCGCATGGCGGACCTCTGCGTGCGTTGGACGAGTTCGAAGACGCCCGGCTCGAGCAGCGGCGCGAGCGGATCGCCGGGTTCCTCGCGATCGCCCGCGGCGAGCGCGACCCGCTTGCGGAGGCATCGGCTTGGAACAGCCTCGGACCACGGCTATGCTTGGATTGGTTGTCCGGCTGGCTGGTCGACTTGGTGCGTTTGGCCGCATGCGAGCACCCGACACGGCTCGACAATCCGGATCAACGCGAGGCATTGTGTACGCTCGCGCGGCGTCTGGAGCCGGCCTCGCTCCATCGACTCCTGCAACGCGTCCTACGTGCCCGTGCTCTGGTGGAAACCAGGGCGAATCCCCAGCTTATGCTGGAATCCTTGTCGATCGAATGGCTCCGTGTCGGTGCGGGGCAAGCCCTCAGGAGATCTTGA
- the tmk gene encoding dTMP kinase produces the protein MNLSTALNPKPGRGCFITLEGIEGAGKSTHIAPLSALLSSLGIAVVTTREPGGSPIAERIRTLLLDSANTGMDETAELLLMFAARAEHLAKRIRPALESGAWVLCDRFTDATYAYQGGGRGLNPERIAVLETLVQGDLRPDLTLLFDLEPALGLARARGRGAADRFESETLCFFEAVRAVYLERAHASPERYRLIDGAAPLSAVAEQACQALLALVESRRYETAGASGDGAAV, from the coding sequence ATGAACCTTTCGACCGCGCTGAATCCGAAACCGGGGCGAGGCTGCTTCATTACGCTTGAAGGCATCGAGGGCGCGGGCAAGTCGACACACATCGCCCCGCTCTCGGCGCTTCTGTCCTCGTTGGGTATCGCGGTCGTGACGACGCGCGAGCCCGGAGGATCGCCGATTGCCGAGCGGATCCGCACCTTGCTGCTCGATTCGGCCAACACCGGGATGGACGAGACCGCCGAGCTGCTCCTCATGTTCGCGGCACGCGCCGAGCATCTCGCCAAGAGGATCCGACCTGCACTGGAATCCGGCGCCTGGGTGCTTTGCGACCGCTTTACCGACGCGACCTACGCCTATCAAGGTGGAGGGCGCGGGTTGAATCCGGAGCGCATCGCGGTGCTCGAGACGCTGGTTCAGGGCGACTTGCGGCCGGATCTGACACTGCTTTTCGATCTTGAGCCTGCGCTCGGGCTCGCGCGTGCACGCGGTCGCGGGGCTGCCGATCGTTTCGAGTCGGAGACCCTGTGCTTCTTCGAGGCGGTACGCGCGGTCTATCTCGAACGGGCGCACGCGAGCCCGGAGCGCTATCGTCTAATCGATGGGGCGGCGCCCTTGAGCGCCGTCGCCGAGCAGGCGTGCCAAGCCTTGCTTGCCCTCGTCGAGAGCCGGAGGTACGAGACCGCCGGTGCGTCAGGTGACGGAGCTGCGGTGTGA
- the mltG gene encoding endolytic transglycosylase MltG gives MIARVLLVLVLAAGAIGAGLWLDYGAFLREPVPLPEESTILDIPRGTSLRGLARRMTDEGILKHPYYFIALAYRQGDQARVKAGEFELSAGMTPVDVLARITSGQVVQHPVTLVEGWTFRQAVAAIEAQDRFTGELSTLSDEDLMAKLGRPGEHPEGRLFPDTYRFPRDTPRLSVLQRAFERMEQVLGEEWAERREGLPIDSPYEALILASIVEKETGAAHERPEIAGVFVRRLRKGMRLQTDPTVIYGMGERYEGRIRRADLREATAYNTYVINGLPPTPIALPGRAAIHAVLNPADGDSLYFVSRGDGTHVFSATLDAHNRAVRRYILGEQ, from the coding sequence ATGATTGCACGCGTCTTACTCGTTCTGGTGCTCGCCGCAGGTGCGATCGGCGCCGGTCTTTGGCTCGATTACGGCGCCTTCCTCAGGGAGCCGGTGCCTTTGCCCGAGGAGAGCACCATCCTCGATATCCCGCGCGGGACCTCGCTGCGCGGATTGGCGCGTCGGATGACCGACGAGGGCATTCTGAAACACCCTTATTACTTCATCGCCTTGGCCTACCGGCAAGGTGATCAGGCGCGCGTCAAGGCCGGCGAGTTCGAGTTGAGCGCCGGGATGACGCCGGTCGATGTCCTGGCGCGCATCACCTCTGGCCAGGTCGTGCAGCATCCCGTCACGTTGGTCGAAGGCTGGACCTTTCGGCAGGCCGTCGCGGCGATCGAGGCACAGGATCGTTTTACGGGCGAGCTCTCGACGTTGTCCGACGAGGACCTGATGGCCAAGCTCGGTCGACCCGGCGAGCATCCCGAAGGGCGCCTTTTTCCGGACACCTACCGCTTTCCGCGCGACACGCCGCGTTTGTCGGTCCTGCAGCGCGCCTTCGAGCGCATGGAACAGGTGCTGGGGGAGGAGTGGGCGGAGCGCCGCGAGGGGCTCCCGATCGACAGTCCCTACGAGGCCCTGATCCTCGCCTCGATCGTCGAGAAGGAGACGGGTGCCGCGCATGAACGCCCGGAGATCGCGGGTGTCTTCGTGCGCCGACTGCGCAAAGGGATGCGCCTGCAAACCGATCCGACCGTGATCTACGGGATGGGCGAGCGTTACGAGGGTCGCATTCGACGCGCCGATCTGCGCGAGGCCACCGCCTACAACACCTATGTCATCAACGGCCTGCCGCCGACACCCATCGCCTTGCCCGGGCGGGCCGCCATCCATGCGGTCCTCAACCCCGCCGACGGGGACAGCCTCTATTTCGTCTCGCGCGGCGACGGTACACATGTCTTCTCCGCCACGCTCGACGCGCACAACCGGGCGGTTCGTCGCTATATCCTGGGTGAGCAATGA
- the pabC gene encoding aminodeoxychorismate lyase, whose protein sequence is MVGSLPSSPIADPSDDEGVAGAGFRRVLVDGREHDRIPVGDRGLHYGDGLFETILIRDGMPCLWDRHMARLALGADRLGLPRPPPSVLREEAVRIGTELDNGVLKLILTRGVGGRGYRPPASPHPRRILLSYASSPTADACVNDDVNDGVNGGVAIRYCETPASVNPCLAGIKHLNRLDAVLARREWDDPQIAEGLMCDEVGNLVGGTMTNLFVWDGVALVTPSVSRSGIAGTVRALVLESAARAGIACVERPVTRRMLEEAAGLFLTNARIGVWPVSRLADRRFDTERLPLDFLSAVRRAAQTPEWPDP, encoded by the coding sequence TTGGTCGGCTCGTTGCCTTCGTCTCCGATTGCCGATCCGTCGGATGACGAGGGCGTCGCTGGGGCCGGTTTCCGGCGCGTCTTGGTGGACGGGCGCGAGCACGACCGGATCCCCGTCGGGGATCGCGGACTGCACTACGGCGACGGACTGTTCGAGACCATTCTCATTCGCGACGGCATGCCCTGTCTCTGGGATCGTCATATGGCGCGTCTCGCGCTCGGCGCCGATCGGCTGGGGCTCCCGAGGCCACCTCCATCGGTGTTGCGTGAGGAGGCCGTCCGGATCGGCACCGAACTCGATAACGGCGTTTTGAAACTGATCCTCACCCGCGGCGTCGGCGGTCGCGGTTACCGGCCTCCCGCCTCGCCGCACCCCCGTCGCATCCTGCTGTCCTATGCCTCGTCACCGACTGCCGACGCCTGTGTCAACGACGATGTCAACGACGGTGTCAACGGCGGTGTCGCGATCCGCTATTGCGAAACCCCCGCATCCGTGAATCCCTGTCTGGCCGGGATCAAACATCTCAACCGCTTGGATGCGGTGCTTGCCCGTCGGGAATGGGATGATCCGCAGATCGCCGAGGGTCTCATGTGCGACGAGGTCGGGAACCTGGTGGGCGGGACGATGACGAATCTCTTCGTTTGGGACGGTGTCGCGCTCGTCACCCCGTCGGTGTCGCGCAGCGGGATCGCCGGAACGGTGCGCGCGCTCGTCCTCGAATCCGCCGCTCGGGCCGGGATCGCCTGTGTCGAGCGACCGGTCACGCGCAGGATGCTCGAGGAGGCGGCCGGGCTCTTCCTGACGAATGCGCGGATCGGCGTCTGGCCGGTGTCGCGTCTTGCAGATCGGCGGTTCGACACCGAGCGCCTTCCGCTCGATTTTTTGAGCGCCGTCCGTCGAGCGGCGCAGACACCTGAATGGCCGGATCCATGA
- the fabF gene encoding beta-ketoacyl-ACP synthase II: MSGRRVVVTGLGLVAPVGLDVKSSWDNILAGKSGIKPITHFDIEPFSTRFGGPIYGFEISDYIAEKEAKKMDKFIHYGMAAGCQAIADAGLEIDDSNRRRIGVAIGSGIGGITGIENNYEAYRTKGPRRISPFFVPANIINMVAGNLSIKFGLKGPNYSIVSACSTATHNIGEAAIMIRHGYVDVMIAGGAEMATSPVGLGGFAAARALSTRNDAPEAASRPFDRDRDGFVLSDGAGVVVLEEYERAKARGAVIYAELVGVGMNSDAYHMTAPSENGEGACDCMLLALADAGLDKEQVNYINAHGTSTPAGDVAETMAIKRAFGQRAYEIPVSSTKSMTGHMLGAAGGAEAIFTILALRDQTAPPTINYETPDPDCDLDYVPNTAREMRIDLALTNSFGFGGTNGTLAFRRL, translated from the coding sequence ATGTCAGGCAGAAGGGTAGTGGTCACCGGTTTGGGCCTCGTGGCGCCGGTCGGTTTGGACGTCAAGTCCTCCTGGGACAACATCCTCGCCGGCAAAAGCGGGATCAAACCCATCACCCACTTCGATATCGAGCCGTTCAGCACTCGCTTCGGCGGCCCGATCTATGGCTTCGAAATCAGTGATTACATCGCTGAAAAAGAAGCCAAGAAAATGGATAAGTTCATCCACTACGGCATGGCTGCGGGCTGTCAGGCGATTGCCGACGCCGGGCTGGAGATCGATGATTCCAACCGTCGCCGCATCGGCGTGGCGATCGGTTCGGGGATCGGCGGGATCACGGGCATCGAGAACAACTACGAGGCCTATCGAACGAAGGGACCGCGTCGGATCTCGCCGTTCTTCGTGCCGGCCAACATCATTAACATGGTTGCCGGAAACCTCTCGATCAAGTTCGGGCTCAAGGGGCCGAACTACTCGATCGTTTCCGCGTGCAGCACGGCGACGCACAACATCGGCGAGGCGGCGATCATGATCCGCCACGGCTATGTGGACGTCATGATCGCGGGCGGCGCCGAGATGGCGACCTCGCCGGTCGGACTCGGCGGCTTTGCCGCAGCCCGCGCGCTCTCCACCCGCAACGACGCCCCGGAGGCCGCCAGCCGGCCGTTCGATCGCGATCGCGACGGCTTCGTCCTCAGCGACGGTGCGGGCGTCGTGGTGCTCGAGGAGTACGAGCGCGCCAAGGCGCGCGGCGCCGTCATCTATGCCGAGCTGGTCGGCGTCGGCATGAACTCCGATGCCTATCACATGACCGCGCCGTCGGAGAACGGCGAAGGTGCCTGCGACTGCATGCTGCTCGCACTCGCGGATGCCGGTCTCGACAAGGAGCAGGTGAACTACATCAACGCGCACGGCACCTCGACGCCGGCCGGCGATGTCGCCGAAACCATGGCGATCAAACGTGCGTTCGGCCAGCGCGCCTACGAGATCCCGGTGAGCTCGACCAAATCCATGACCGGGCACATGTTGGGTGCTGCCGGGGGCGCCGAGGCCATCTTCACGATCCTCGCTCTGCGCGATCAGACCGCACCGCCGACCATCAACTACGAGACGCCGGATCCGGATTGCGATCTCGATTACGTCCCCAATACCGCCCGAGAGATGCGAATCGATCTCGCATTGACCAACTCGTTCGGGTTCGGCGGCACCAACGGCACCCTGGCCTTTCGTCGACTTTAA
- the acpP gene encoding acyl carrier protein has translation MSSVEDRVRKIVVEQLGVKEEEVTSEASFVDDLGADSLDTVELVMALEEEFETEIPDEDAEKITTVQQAINYINQHQA, from the coding sequence ATGAGCAGCGTTGAAGATCGAGTCCGCAAAATCGTTGTCGAGCAACTTGGCGTCAAGGAAGAGGAAGTGACCTCGGAGGCGTCTTTCGTCGACGATCTGGGCGCGGACTCACTCGACACGGTTGAGTTGGTCATGGCCCTCGAAGAAGAGTTCGAAACCGAGATCCCGGACGAGGACGCGGAGAAGATCACCACCGTCCAGCAGGCCATCAACTACATCAACCAGCACCAAGCCTAG
- the fabG gene encoding 3-oxoacyl-ACP reductase FabG codes for MLNDEIALVTGASRGIGRSIAMALAEQGAAVAGTATTAAGARSIEEALNEAGYQGIGVVLDVSDQASVEAAVGEITERLGAPGILVNNAGITRDNLLMRMKDEEWDSVIETNLSSLYRVTKACLRPMTKARKGRIINIASVVGAMGNAGQTNYAAAKAGMMGFTKALAREVGSRAITVNCVAPGFIDTDMTRTLPEAQRQALIGGIPLGRLGQPEEIAGAVVFLASPAAAYITGETLHVNGGMHMA; via the coding sequence ATGCTGAATGATGAAATCGCGCTCGTAACGGGCGCATCGCGCGGGATCGGTCGGTCCATCGCGATGGCGTTGGCCGAGCAAGGCGCCGCCGTGGCGGGAACCGCAACGACGGCGGCCGGCGCGCGCTCGATCGAGGAGGCATTGAACGAGGCCGGTTACCAGGGCATCGGGGTCGTGCTCGACGTCTCCGATCAGGCTTCGGTCGAGGCTGCCGTCGGGGAGATCACCGAGCGCCTCGGTGCACCGGGGATTCTCGTGAACAACGCCGGAATTACACGCGACAACCTCCTGATGCGGATGAAGGACGAAGAGTGGGACTCGGTGATCGAGACCAACCTCAGCTCGCTGTACCGCGTCACCAAGGCATGTCTGCGCCCGATGACGAAGGCGCGCAAAGGCCGGATCATCAATATTGCCTCCGTCGTGGGCGCCATGGGGAACGCCGGTCAAACCAATTATGCGGCTGCCAAGGCAGGCATGATGGGCTTCACCAAGGCGTTGGCACGCGAGGTCGGATCACGCGCGATCACGGTCAACTGTGTCGCACCCGGATTCATCGACACCGATATGACCCGGACCTTGCCCGAGGCGCAACGCCAGGCATTGATCGGCGGAATTCCCTTGGGACGTCTCGGACAGCCCGAGGAGATTGCGGGCGCCGTGGTCTTTTTGGCCTCTCCCGCAGCGGCTTACATCACCGGCGAGACCCTGCACGTGAACGGTGGCATGCACATGGCATGA
- the fabD gene encoding ACP S-malonyltransferase produces MTHMIAAFFPGQGSQSIGMLDVLAESCPDVRRTFDEASDALGVDLWRLVHEGPKEDLDLTRNTQPVVLSAGIAVWRAWLQAGGPSAGVMAGHSLGEYSALVAAGALSFADGVRLAAERARFMQEAVPAGEGAMAAVLGLSDPEVIALCAEQAQGAVLEAVNFNAPGQVVIAGDAAAVNRAIDAAKGAGAKRALTLPVSVPSHCALMRPAADRLAERLAAIEIRVPEVAVLHNASVQSADDSDVLRDQLVQQLFRPVRWVETVHAVAAEGVRIAIECGPGKVLTGLNKRIDDNLMTLPVFDPKSLEAALEAIAHAE; encoded by the coding sequence ATGACACACATGATTGCCGCTTTCTTTCCCGGCCAAGGCTCCCAGTCGATCGGGATGCTCGACGTCCTCGCGGAGTCCTGTCCGGATGTGCGCAGGACCTTCGATGAAGCCTCGGACGCCTTGGGTGTCGACCTTTGGCGTTTGGTCCACGAAGGTCCCAAGGAAGATCTCGATCTCACCCGGAATACCCAACCCGTCGTGCTGAGCGCCGGTATTGCAGTCTGGCGCGCCTGGCTGCAGGCCGGCGGGCCGTCCGCGGGCGTGATGGCCGGTCACAGTCTGGGCGAGTATTCGGCCTTGGTGGCCGCCGGAGCGCTGAGCTTCGCCGACGGCGTGCGTTTGGCTGCCGAGCGTGCGCGCTTCATGCAGGAGGCCGTACCGGCCGGAGAGGGTGCTATGGCGGCCGTGCTGGGGCTCTCCGACCCCGAGGTCATCGCACTCTGCGCAGAGCAGGCGCAAGGCGCCGTGCTCGAGGCCGTGAATTTCAACGCGCCCGGTCAGGTGGTGATCGCAGGCGATGCTGCCGCAGTGAACCGCGCGATCGATGCAGCGAAGGGCGCCGGTGCGAAGCGTGCGCTGACCTTGCCCGTCAGTGTCCCTTCGCATTGCGCATTGATGCGCCCTGCCGCGGATCGCCTTGCCGAGCGGTTGGCTGCAATCGAGATCCGGGTCCCTGAGGTTGCGGTCCTGCACAACGCCAGTGTGCAGAGCGCCGACGACAGCGACGTGCTGCGCGATCAACTGGTCCAACAGCTCTTTCGCCCGGTACGCTGGGTGGAGACGGTGCATGCCGTCGCCGCCGAAGGTGTTCGGATCGCGATCGAGTGCGGTCCGGGCAAAGTGCTGACCGGTCTGAACAAACGAATCGACGACAATCTGATGACACTGCCGGTCTTCGACCCGAAGTCACTCGAAGCGGCACTGGAGGCGATAGCGCATGCTGAATGA
- a CDS encoding beta-ketoacyl-ACP synthase III — MIYSRILGTGSHLPARTVTNADLEAIVDTTATWIFERTGIEKRHLVAEGETCCDLAEVAARRALDAAGLQPSDIDLIIVATTTPDQFFPSTACLLQQRLGVRGCPAFDLQAVCTGFVYAVGVADKFIRTGAAKRALVVGAETLSRILNWEDRGTCVLFGDGAGAVVLEAADEPGIISTHLHADGAYKDLLQVPGGLGNGHPDARFIEMKGNEVFRVAVTTLGRIVDETLEAAGLAKSDIDWLIPHQANIRIIQATARKLDLPMERVVVTVAEHGNTSAASIPLAFDQAVRDGRIQRGELLLMEAFGGGFTWGSVLVRY; from the coding sequence ATGATTTACTCGCGTATCCTGGGGACCGGGAGCCATCTCCCGGCCCGGACGGTGACGAATGCCGATCTCGAGGCGATCGTCGACACCACGGCCACCTGGATCTTCGAGCGCACCGGCATCGAGAAGCGTCATCTGGTTGCCGAGGGCGAGACCTGTTGCGATCTTGCCGAGGTTGCCGCACGCCGGGCGCTCGATGCGGCCGGCCTCCAGCCGTCCGACATCGACCTGATCATCGTCGCCACGACCACGCCTGACCAGTTCTTTCCGAGCACCGCCTGTCTTCTGCAGCAGCGCCTCGGCGTGCGCGGCTGTCCGGCCTTCGATCTTCAGGCGGTCTGCACGGGTTTTGTCTATGCGGTCGGGGTTGCCGATAAATTCATCCGAACCGGTGCCGCGAAACGGGCGCTGGTCGTCGGGGCCGAGACCCTTTCGCGCATCCTCAACTGGGAGGATCGCGGGACCTGCGTGCTCTTCGGAGACGGCGCGGGCGCGGTGGTCTTGGAGGCCGCGGACGAGCCGGGCATCATTTCCACGCATCTGCACGCCGACGGTGCCTACAAGGATCTGCTTCAGGTTCCGGGCGGCCTCGGCAACGGTCACCCCGATGCCCGATTCATCGAGATGAAGGGCAACGAGGTGTTCCGGGTTGCCGTGACCACGCTCGGACGGATCGTCGACGAGACCCTCGAGGCCGCCGGTCTAGCCAAGTCGGACATCGACTGGTTGATCCCGCACCAGGCGAATATCCGGATCATCCAGGCGACCGCGCGTAAGCTGGATCTGCCGATGGAGCGTGTCGTGGTCACGGTGGCCGAGCACGGCAACACCTCCGCCGCATCCATTCCGCTGGCCTTCGATCAAGCGGTGCGCGACGGGCGTATTCAACGCGGCGAGCTTCTCCTGATGGAAGCCTTCGGGGGCGGTTTCACCTGGGGTTCCGTCTTGGTTCGTTACTAA
- the plsX gene encoding phosphate acyltransferase PlsX — MGSISTIALDAMGGDHGPDVVVAAALRFLAASERVDLILVGDETKIAEHLGNADRTRLRIRPTTQEVGMDEAPSKALRGKKDSSMRVAIDLVKSGDADACVSAGNTGALMATARFVLKTLPSVDRPAIITAVPSLHGHTHMLDLGANVDCTAEHLFQFAVMGSELVTAVEGVAAPRVALLNIGQEEIKGNEQVKQANELLLRSGLNYVGYIEGDGIFLDDIDVVVADGFVGNVALKCSEGVAKFVRHSLSTQFKRTWFSRLAGLAAMPILKQFRRTMDPRRYNGASLLGLRGIVIKSHGGADEIAFENAIHIALKEIHANIPKRIGEQVGRHLDSEQYKAIA; from the coding sequence ATGGGATCTATCTCGACAATCGCGCTCGATGCCATGGGCGGTGATCATGGGCCAGACGTCGTGGTTGCAGCGGCGCTGCGTTTCCTCGCAGCCTCCGAGCGCGTCGATCTGATCCTCGTCGGCGATGAGACCAAGATCGCCGAGCACCTCGGAAACGCCGATCGCACACGGCTGAGGATCCGACCGACGACTCAGGAAGTCGGGATGGACGAGGCACCCTCCAAGGCGCTGAGAGGAAAAAAAGACTCCTCGATGCGCGTGGCCATCGATCTGGTGAAGAGCGGCGACGCCGACGCGTGCGTCAGTGCCGGCAACACCGGGGCGCTCATGGCGACCGCGCGTTTTGTCCTCAAGACCCTGCCGAGTGTCGATCGCCCGGCGATCATCACAGCCGTACCCTCCCTGCACGGGCACACCCACATGCTCGATTTGGGTGCGAACGTGGATTGTACGGCCGAGCATCTGTTCCAGTTTGCGGTGATGGGCAGCGAACTGGTGACCGCGGTCGAAGGTGTCGCAGCACCGCGTGTCGCGCTCCTGAACATCGGTCAGGAAGAGATCAAAGGCAACGAGCAGGTCAAGCAGGCCAACGAGCTGCTGTTGCGCAGCGGCTTGAATTATGTCGGCTACATCGAGGGCGACGGGATCTTTCTCGACGACATCGACGTGGTCGTTGCCGACGGATTCGTCGGGAATGTGGCCCTCAAATGCAGCGAAGGGGTTGCCAAGTTTGTCCGGCATTCCTTGAGCACGCAGTTTAAGCGGACCTGGTTCAGCCGACTGGCCGGCCTTGCCGCGATGCCGATTCTCAAGCAGTTCCGCCGCACGATGGACCCCCGCCGCTATAACGGTGCCAGTCTTTTGGGCCTGCGCGGAATCGTGATCAAGAGCCACGGCGGGGCGGACGAGATCGCGTTCGAGAACGCGATCCACATCGCACTGAAAGAGATCCACGCAAACATCCCCAAGCGGATCGGCGAACAAGTCGGCCGGCATCTCGACAGCGAACAATACAAGGCGATTGCCTGA
- the rpmF gene encoding 50S ribosomal protein L32, protein MAVQQNRKTPSKRGMRRSHDALSKPTLSVDPTSGETHLRHHVTPDGFYRGRKVLDRSE, encoded by the coding sequence ATGGCCGTTCAACAAAATCGAAAAACCCCGTCCAAGCGCGGCATGCGTCGCTCCCATGACGCCTTGAGTAAGCCGACCTTGTCGGTGGACCCCACCAGCGGCGAGACGCATCTTCGCCACCACGTGACGCCGGACGGTTTCTACCGCGGCCGTAAGGTTCTGGATCGCTCTGAGTGA
- a CDS encoding YceD family protein has translation MAFNGDVLLSAMPRLAAAMDALERAPTEADSANAQTVAADAAHYELLFARDREGRCIVTGRVRATLKMRCQRCLDEVEVPVDAPIALALIRRDEDALELPEDLDPWMVVDERVDPMEFVEDELLLAVPAIPRHPLGACSAGPIEGDDAAASAGVGAAGSDGKRRPFEMLAALKRPPQT, from the coding sequence ATGGCCTTCAACGGCGATGTGTTGTTGAGCGCGATGCCGCGGCTTGCTGCCGCCATGGACGCTCTGGAGCGCGCCCCGACGGAGGCCGATTCGGCAAACGCCCAGACCGTGGCCGCCGACGCTGCGCACTACGAGCTGTTGTTCGCACGGGATCGCGAGGGCCGGTGCATCGTGACGGGGCGCGTGCGTGCAACCCTGAAGATGCGTTGTCAGCGTTGCCTCGACGAGGTCGAGGTTCCGGTCGACGCGCCGATCGCGCTGGCCCTGATCCGCCGGGACGAAGACGCCCTTGAGCTGCCCGAGGATCTTGACCCCTGGATGGTCGTCGATGAGCGGGTCGACCCGATGGAGTTCGTCGAGGACGAACTGCTGTTGGCGGTCCCCGCAATCCCGCGCCATCCTCTCGGAGCCTGCAGCGCGGGGCCGATCGAGGGTGACGACGCGGCCGCATCGGCAGGAGTAGGAGCCGCTGGATCGGATGGGAAACGCCGGCCCTTCGAGATGTTGGCGGCACTCAAACGACCGCCGCAGACATGA